A single genomic interval of Vicia villosa cultivar HV-30 ecotype Madison, WI unplaced genomic scaffold, Vvil1.0 ctg.000060F_1_1, whole genome shotgun sequence harbors:
- the LOC131623292 gene encoding uncharacterized protein LOC131623292 produces the protein MREMQWTEVKRKPFLNAHSRWDVFPRNWKPRTDEEKKVISVFCSNFLDRVKAEDLFDLFGCVGKCVEVAISPRRNKWGKRFGFGRFREEGDTRMLAVRLDAIQIDGVKIYANIPRFERKKVVRGKVSGGEYVAESKGGSEVCAAKEGAFGGVLVRNPGRLSFVEVVASQREAVADQGEGVARSCDFEYKSEPGVKAVLEKAFVGVVSNPGNSYNIQDQFFQEGYFQIKITPLGANLCLLEEEEEGDIEVLIKEAESWWKQWFVKIRPWNVLDVDTERTTWIRFFGVPCHAWKVEFFEKLVQTFGTYICSDESITERSGMEVARVLVRIPIEFMVSVFVNAKVDGVTFRLRLREEFSSLCNVVRKEAQVEESESEDSVSVGDVSRCSYGSFADDFPLGGSPAKEVREEVGVEFSEGEAKETEENPAVNGSGGLPRQINVNSKRVISTKEPFSFDQAIVAAKGNVGLSNDSTSIKEAEDYVANEEGSSVKRVQSDNVVWKGPTSEVAAGKRMKRIKFKKVGCNNGPKCIRKNKSKSFLKKAHDAKREARKDTENRGQMESDPISIFSAENGNNTKEGEKVQSAAAYGVQSEESIIRRNNSRLKENFGSNVGKKLWKMLSDLGVEKSGAEDCVVELDKMEMEERNRVEVRKENNFLFK, from the coding sequence CGTAGGCAAGTGTGTGGAGGTGGCCATTTCACCTAGGAGGAACAAGTGGGGGAAACGTTTTGGCTTTGGAAGATTCAGGGAAGAAGGAGATACGAGGATGCTGGCGGTGAGGTTGGACGCCATTCAGATAGACGGTGTGAAAATTTATGCCAATATTCCTAGGTTTGAGAGGAAGAAGGTGGTTAGAGGGAAGGTGTCTGGAGGTGAATACGTTGCGGAATCAAAGGGTGGCTCGGAGGTTTGTGCGGCAAAGGAAGGTGCTTTTGGAGGTGTTCTTGTTCGAAATCCGGGTCGTTTGTCGTTTGTAGAGGTGGTTGCGAGTCAGAGGGAGGCGGTTGCGGATCAGGGAGAGGGGGTTGCCCGATCGTGTGATTTTGAGTACAAGTCAGAACCAGGTGTGAAGGCGGTTTTGGAGAAAGCTTTCGTGGGTGTAGTCTCTAACCCGGGAAACTCTTACAACATTCAAGATCAGTTTTTTCAAGAAGGTTATTTCCAGATCAAAATCACTCCTTTGGGGGCAAATTTGTGTTTACttgaagaagaggaggaaggCGATATTGAGGTTCTGATCAAGGAAGCAGAATCATGGTGGAAACAATGGTTCGTTAAAATTAGACCGTGGAACGTATTAGACGTGGATACTGAAAGGACAACTTGGATTCGTTTTTTCGGTGTTCCATGTCATGCTTGGAAAGTGGAATTTTTTGAGAAGCTTGTTCAGACTTTTGGAACGTACATCTGTTCCGATGAGTCAATAACGGAGAGAAGCGGTATGGAAGTAGCTCGTGTGTTGGTCCGTATACCTATTGAGTTCATGGTGTCGGTGTTTGTTAATGCAAAGGTGGATGGGGTGACTTTTAGGTTGAGGCTGAGAGAAGAATTTTCGTCTTTGTGTAACGTTGTGAGAAAAGAGGCGCAAGTGGAGGAATCGGAGTCAGAAGACTCTGTTTCGGTGGGGGATGTTTCCAGGTGCTCATATGGAAGTTTCGCAGACGATTTTCCGTTAGGAGGGTCGCCGGCCAAGGAGGTGAGGGAGGAAGTTGGGGTGGAGTTTTCTGAGGGAGAAGCTAAAGAAACAGAGGAAAACCCAGCGGTCAATGGGTCTGGTGGTTTACCTAGGCAAATTAATGTCAATTCTAAAAGGGTGATAAGTACAAAGGAGCCTTTTTCCTTTGACCAGGCTATAGTAGCAGCAAAAGGAAATGTAGGTCTGTCAAATGATAGCACGAGTATTAAGGAGGCAGAGGATTATGTGGCAAATGAGGAGGGAAGTAGCGTTAAAAGAGTACAAAGCGATAATGTTGTGTGGAAGGGACCCACTAGTGAAGTGGCAGCTGGAAAGAGAATGAAAAGGATCAAATTTAAAAAGGTGGGGTGCAATAATGGGCCAAAATGTATTAGGAAAAATAAGTccaaatcttttttaaaaaaagcccACGATGCAAAAAGGGAGGCACGTAAAGATACAGAAAATAGGGGGCAGATGGAATCGGACCCTATTTCTATTTTTTCTGCAGAAAACGGTAATAACACAAAAGAGGGAGAAAAGGTGCAGTCGGCAGCGGCTTACGGTGTGCAATCAGAGGAGTCAATAATCCGAAGGAACAACAGCAGATTAAAGGAGAATTTTGGTTCTAATGTTGGGAAGAAATTATGGAAGATGTTATCAGACCTGGGAGTAGAGAAATCTGGAGCAGAAGATTGTGTTGTGGAACTGGATAAAATGGAGATGGAGGAGAGAAACCGTGTGGAGGTAAGGAAGGAGAACAACTTCTTGTTTAAATGA
- the LOC131623291 gene encoding uncharacterized protein LOC131623291, which produces MAGSFWRNSSVDFSFIPSVGASGGILTLWNTNTVKVVFNFGGRGFLGMKLLWKGNYFYAVNVYFPSSREEKRSLWEKILDLKSRFSDGEWLVGGDFNAVRNRRERKGVSFHNSRREWSEFEEYIRRSGLEDVPCKGKKYTWFGGDGRSRSRLDRFLLADKIVSGWGVIGQLVEDRDVSDHCPVWLLCDKENWGPKPFKVNKEWFSYKDFLPFVEKE; this is translated from the coding sequence ATGGCTGGTAGTTTTTGGAGGAACAGTAGTGTCGATTTTTCGTTTATCCCGTCTGTAGGGGCGTCGGGGGGGATTCTGACCTTGTGGAACACTAATACTGTAAAAGTTGTTTTTAATTTTGGTGGAAGGGGTTTTCTGGGGATGAAGCTTTTGTGGAAGGGGAATTATTTTTATGCTGTAAATGTTTACTTTCCTAGTTCCAGGGAGGAGAAGAGATCTCTGTGGGAGAAAATTCTAGATTTGAAATCAAGATTTAGTGATGGAGAGTGGTTAGTGGGAGGTGACTTTAATGCGGTTCGAAACAGGAGGGAGAGAAAGGGTGTTTCGTTTCATAATTCTCGGAGGGAGTGGTCGGAGTTTGAAGAGTATATTAGGAGGAGTGGGTTGGAAGATGTTCCGTGCAAAGGGAAGAAGTACACGTGGTTTGGTGGTGATGGTAGATCGAGGAGTAGATTAGACCGTTTCTTGTTGGCGGATAAGATTGTGAGTGGGTGGGGCGTCATTGGCCAATTGGTGGAGGATCGCGATGTTTCGGACCATTGTCCGGTGTGGTTGCTTTGCGATAAGGAAAATTGGGGTCCGAAGCCTTTTAAAGTAAACAAAGAATGGTTTTCTTATAAGGATTTTTTGCCGTTTGTGGAGAAGGAATGA